A stretch of DNA from Cryptomeria japonica chromosome 4, Sugi_1.0, whole genome shotgun sequence:
TTATATCTTTAATAATTGTAATTTATAAAAAGTGATGAAATGATCAAGATTAAATTATTAACCACATGTTATCTCAAAAAAAGTCTTTACTTAAAATTTCAAAGGAATAATTCATTTCTAAATGATTTTTATGAATAATTGtgagaaaaataatgtaacttcaACAACTTTTCATCGTTCAAAAATTTATGTAAAATAAAAAggtttaaataatatttataactCCAAAGATATAAATATAATTGTACAAAACTTTCATATTTcataacaataaaaaatatattttgtttgTGAAATTTTCCTTTCTATTAAGATATATATGTAACCATATATCCAAATGATTGGTATGGCCTAAAATACATCACATCCACATCTCCTTTCCACTCACAATTTCAAATGTAGGCCATAAATAATGTCACAATGTACTATACCTTATAGGTAGCACAATTTGAATATTATTTCATCTACTCACAATATACTATGCtatctaaaataatatatattaggaCAACATTATAATTTGGATTGACCaagaaataaacaaaaacaatTCTTTAGGCTTAGGATGTAGATGTAGACCGACTTCCTCTATTTCCCGATCTAGTCGTATGTATATCTTTTTCATTATTAATAAAAGGTGAGATATCTATTGGTAATTGAAGAGCTTCAGGGGTACCAAGAAATGCACCTCTGATTGTATTTATTCTATCAACTATCTCATTCATATTTGGGCGTTCTTGAGGTGACTCCCTTGTGCAAAACAACCCAATTTGTATAAATTGAGTAAGGCattccattgttgttgatgtctcTAGTTCATGAGCATCTATAAGCAAGTAATTATCCACCACCTCTGATATTCTATCTGGAAAATGCATTTGTATCCATTTTTGTAGATTGATTCCTTCTGTGAACATGTCATCTATTGGTCTTTTCCTTGTCAACAACTCTAAAATTAAAATTCCATAACTATATACATCTCCTTTTGTAGATAGCTTTCCAcctcttccatactctataataaCAAATAAACAAAGATTAATGACTCCTAAGTCATTAGAAGCATTCAATGGTTTAAAGATAAGCAAAGAAACCAAGGAAATCCATAATGAAATAATGAGAAAAGTGTACCTGGTACAATGTAGTCAACGGATCCTTTAAGTGCATCTGTAGAAGTCAAAGGATCCATAGAATTTCCAAAAATAAGATTGGAAAGGCCAAAATCTGCTATGTATGAAGTCATGTCATCTCCTAATAACACATTGTTGGGCTTGAGGTCACAGTGAATCACTTGAACAAAGCAATAATGGTGAAGATATGCCATTCCTTGTGCTATCTCCATTGCTATCCTTATTCAATCACTCAAATTCAATTTGCATCCACCCCCTTCATGAGGATACAACCATCTCTCTAGGCTTCCATTTGACATGAATGGTAGAATTAAGGCTTTAAAATCAAGGTTGGAGCATGCTGAAATTATTTTAATTACAGTGCGGTGTCGAAGTCTCTTTAATGCATTGCATTCTCTGATAAAAGTTTGGTGAGCATGTTCATCTTGCAACTTGAGAACTTTAACAGCAATATTTCTACCATTTTTTAGAATCCCTTTATAAACCGACCCAAAACTACTAGTTCCTATAAGATTTTCATCAGTAAACTCACCAGTTGCATCTACAAGTTCTTCATATGAAATTTTTGGAGGCCATACTTCGAGCAGGGGTACTGGAACGTTTGCATCTATATGAAAATGCTACCAATATAAGAGACACAAACAAAACTGTAATGGCAACAACAACCAGGATTATTACCTTTTTGGAGACAAATGGATGTTTGTGTTTGGAATGAGAGCATGGTGGCAAGTTTATCCATCCACCACAAAGGCCAAGATTTCCCATAATTTCTGAGGCATCAAGTGTTGCAAAAGCTCCACCCTCTGGGACCTCTCCACTTAACCTGTTTGAAGAGAGATTGAGATGCTGGAGCATTTTCATCTTTTTGAAAGCCACCGGTATTTTACCTGACAAATTATTACAAGAAAGATCCATGTACTCAAGATTTTTTAGATCTGCCAGTGATGCTGCGATTGGCCCCTCAAATGCATTCCCAGCAAGGTTTAGATATTCCAACCCCTTGCAGCTTGACAGTGCACTAGGAATGccaccagagaaattgttttgagaAACATCTATAGCTAAAACCATAACCATTTTGCTCAGTTCCAAAATAGAACCTTGTAGTGAATTCCCAGAAACGTTGAAATAGAACTGTAGATTTTGAAGACCTGCAACTTCAGAAGGTATATTTCCTGTTAGTTTGTTGTACGCCATGTCCACCGTCTCCAAAGTCTTGCATCTTCCTAAACTGGCAGGTATTTTCCCTGATAGTTGATCGTGACTAAGGTTAAGCTCTCTTAACTGTGGAAGGTCACCAAGACCTTCTGGAATTTGTCCTGAAAGCATGTTCTGGCTGAGAGACAACAATCCAAGCCTTTTTAATTGACCAAAACAATCTGGAATTCTTCCGTGCAAATTGTTTGTGCCCAGATACAATCTTTCCAGATTTAGAAATCTGCAGGGTGCAGATGGAATGGTCCCATTGAATCGGTTTTCTTTTAGGCTTAGTAATGACAAATTTGTAAGGTTACCGATCGCATCTGGAATGTTTCCCCCAATTTCGTTTGAGCCTAACATTAAAATTGATAATGAACTTGAAAGGTGGCCAATTGAATTGGGCAACACGCCAGTTAGATGATTAAGTCCCAACTCAAGATCTTCCAAGTTGGAGCAATTTGTTAACGCTATTAGAATAGACAAATCACTGCTTCCACTCACAAAATGATTTACCGACAAAAGAAGTCTTCTCAGCTGCTGCATTTTCCCAAATCCTGGTGGCAATCTGCCGCTGAGTTGGTTTCTACTCAAATCCAGCACTTGCAACTGAGTCCAATTACCCACTGAGCTGGGTATTTCTCCACTGAGTTGGTTTCCCCACGAATTCAATTGTTGCAACTCTGACAGCCTTCCAAACTCCCATGGAATTAGGCCGCTTAAGTGGTTCTGGTATAGCACCAACAATTGGAGATAAGTGCAATTGGAAAGGGTGACAGGGATCGATCCTGTGAAGCTATTGGCACGAAGGTTAAGCGAGTTTAGCTGACTAAGCATACCCAACTCAGCAGGAATACCACCTTGCAGACTATTTTCACCCAAATCAATGGCAATTAAAAAGGAGAGGTTTCCTAAGAAAGGTGGGATAGTACCTGTAAAATTGTTTACTCCTAAGACCATGGTTTCTAAATTTGAAAGAAGACTCAGTTCAGAGGGTATGCTTCCACTCAAATAGTTATACGACAGTATGAGAAATTGTAAAGAACGGCAGCCTCCTAGAGAGGATGGAATGGGACCCTCCAAATTGTTTTGAGACAACCGAAGGATTCTCAAGCGAAACAGCTTTCCAAGCTGATATGGAATATGGCCCTCGAAGCTATTATTTCTGAAAGCAAGGACTCTGAGGAAGGAAAGATTTCCCAGCAATGGAGAGATTGGACCAGCTAATCCCATATCTGTGAGATTCAAGGAAACCACACGCTGTCGATGAGAAGAGCAGATAACACCGGTCCAATTGCAGAAGGTGTGATTGGGAGACCAATCGAGGAGGGAATTTAATGGATCGAGAAAGATTGCAGCTTTGAAAGCCAAGAGAGCTTGCTGATCGGAATAATTAGAAGGCTTTGCCATATGAGGGGGTAGCGCAGAGAAACAGAAAAAGATTAGCAGAGGAAGCATCATCATCGTCTTCATTCTTAGCTTATCCCACGCAAACACCCGAAAAATTATGTAATGGCATAATGGACGAGAAGACTAACGCGAATTGGGGttgatattttattcttttttcGTTTATTTTTATCAGCTAAATTTAGACAAAGTTAAGAGAGACGACTTGGCATTACAATTAAATATCGTATTTTAATCGTTTGTATTTTATCGTTCTGTGAAGGAAGAATAAAAGTGCAGTGGAGTAGTCTATTCTGATCGCACTCAACTTATTTTAATCGAGCTGCTTATCCTTCGTCAACACGCCCAACATTAAAAAAATTTCGCTAATTTTTttaatcttctttcttctttcgcTTGATTACCAATCTACTTAGACATTTCGCGACGAGAAGAGACAAAGACGGAATCgatttgttttttttctttattgACTTGGTATTACAATTAAGTCTAACAttcatattaatataaaataaaccCATCTCATGATCGTGATATTCCTCCTAATCACACACGATCCTAGTCCTTCACAAGATCCCATCATCCCTATCCAAACCAtccatgaatcccatacctatcaacttggctcttccaccttcatcTACTCTGGTTTCTTCCAAGAGCTTACCAATCCCTTCCACATCCCATCcttctcaaaatggactcacatcttgtccaaaataataagtatcttattggaaaaagaatttgtgaaaaaaTTAATTATCAAGGCAAAgagttaggcctccatgaacaaggcatattcgAACCCCTTGAAGTAAAAGAAAATACAAATTCATATGGCCTTGGCTACAAAGCTCAtactcaagatgttggtatacctTCCATCTCTTTTGAATCTAAAATCCCTCCATCTAAATCCAAACATTTCCTTCACCCATCTtccaaaccccttttgggtccttatgtcctaaaGTCCATTCCTTCCTCATCAATGCcaaacccttcatcccttccatccatcttgggtccttacatccctccacccaccactccatcacctcaaatgatccctaagcaagatcaacaaaggcacacatctttgaattccttccaacattctccctccatcatcccatccataaaatctctaagtcatccatcctcatgcacCCGCACCATTGCTAttagaagcaatttggatgccaaatctaaaatgcataaagCCAGAAATCCACAAAattccaaggatcaacatgtcccctcaaaaagacATTCTCAAGTAATGAAAAATAtgaaccaaaagaaagaaaaatccaaaaggccacaaaggcccaaaaataaaaaataaaaaactatgtggattcccaaagtactcatagaagaaatgcatCTAAAAGAGAAAtacaaattggcatccaaacttgctaatctaaCAATTCCCTtcactcataagtcctccaatcttcCATCTAAAAATCCTCCATATTCAAAAAACACCATCCCAAGTCCATCAtcccctttatctattttgggttgtaatgtcccaaaatccacactttatcctccatctaattcaaaaccctcTCTTCCACAAtttcaccacccttcaaggtgtgtgccaatgttgatcttcccgctatccccatccattatccaacattcATTTTCCATAATCACATCCCTTTAATTCAAGATTTTGCATAAATTCCTTATCCATATccatcttccatccattccatATCCCCATCCATTTCTACCAACATCCATAAGCATACCTCCAGTTATCTTGGTTCAATATAACACATCTTTAAAGGATACTATCCatagaactagatgcttgagtcctccctccatctctccttAATGAATCCATTATCTTCCACATCCACTTATCCTCAAccctatccatccaaactatttccaaaaaaaaaaagaactgtcaaaaaattgaccaaaaaaaaaaagagaaaaaaatacatccaatggtgaaaaccacttcttgtggtgccttgggtaagtaccatgatgaaaacttggtaaacaagtgtCATGCATAATCCCcttatcctcttgcactctacacttgggggcaagcttcatctatGCCATCTAGCTATTTacatcatccatatcccttatcctctaTCCACATCCTATATCCttccctatctttgatcttgactatcctatccatatcctccatctcatcctatccaaatgcatCCTCCATTCTTACCTTTGGTCTTGATCATGCTATaggaaaaataatgtatatgcatgctttggaaaatgcAAGCCTTAATTCCTTCTCCATCCACATCCCTTGAActttatccttccatctcatacgTCTTTATCAACTATCCTTCCAACCTTAACTACACTACCTTTAGTggggcattttcctcctttgcaacatagttcttggatccccattcCGCCTATCTTTCATGTTTTACTCCTCCATATCCAATCACCATCCATCTActtaatccctccatctcctatccaagCAGTCTCTTCATGCACCCATCCTTTTACCAAGCCTTGGATCTCCCTTTTCGTTGGTCCccatccatttatcctatatccacaatccAATCATATCATATTCAGTCATAATACCCATCTCATACAATTAAATCCAATCAATTATCCTCctcatccaatccaatccaatcattaATTCCCCTCACATCTTACATAAtcatttattctcctcccatctTATCCAATCCATTTGTGATCCCCATCACACTAAGATTTTCCCATATATATGAGCTTATATTGACTTGCACAAATCCAAACACCCATCTATGATGTGTTATACAAATCCAAGCAGCAATCCTCCCATCTGTAGACCTCACACAACCAACTGGTTTTTtttcatccatcaatctatccaatACCCctacccattgggatgcatccttcctatgtgtggcagtttatccaaatccacccccctgcccattgggatgcatcatTCCCATGTCTGGCAATTTATCCAAATAcacatcctactcttggcaagagatatcagttggccatgtgcatgttctttgcatgattgatatttttgctttgttttttatcttGTGTCCAAGGAATATACCTATTTAGggttgccttgatcatcctatatcttggtatgccttggttggtgtataatggggcatagtttttgtggtatgacgtgtttgatggtttctcttgtacgatCCTACAGTCTCACATCTACACCATCATCGGTGTTTGCGAACCtgtgtgcattgagatacctattgtttgaAAGTCTAGTCCACGCATCAGATATTCACAACATCTTGACTACTCTAGTTAGTAGTGTAGATAGTTCGTTgcaaaatcaaaactaggttttctctccacatctacacaacaagaaatccaGTCCACTTAATTCAtttcattcatctcatttcatccatttatcttgGTGACTCCAATTCATTCATACCCCCTTCATCATCTTATCCTCTTTGCATCCTTTCATCTTGAATCCTCTAGTCCtctaatccatttcgagagcacacctgTGTTCTTAAAACCCGCATGTCCTCTTGAGGGAGCAAACCACTACCTCTTTGTCATACTTCCTCATCTCGCCTATGAccggggcatcatgctactagtccttgtcctttcatgatgctatatcaaagaggggcaaaatgtagacacctaaaattaattaaattaatatttaattaatttaagcttgtccacataattaattagtttaattgtgTTGGTcactttcttcttaaaattaattaaatcaaatttaattaattttatcactatagtctgaTAATTAACTTGCCAATaaatcaattatttcccattcttctaaagtcatctcaatcattaattcctctaaattccttttaattaattaattctaattaattaacttaagtcatgtgattcttacaaataatttcttctaatcttcacttaacttaattaattcttctagaagtatcattattcctcaattttaaattccttcgCTCATTCTccctcctcatgtcacatcctcctaacttacccacttgcactctaattcactcattaagccacctattcgatccccttaatcattttcacatatgatgggtcaactttgatcctttcaaggaaattcaaattctttgaatctccccattcaccctcttcccaaggaatttttaattacttttctcatttattcttcccacacatctcttattttggaatttttaattcctcctcccttccctcaaggaattttatattcttttttctcttctccatgtaccttgaggagtgtggagacaagaaattcctttatggtATATCTCTTGAATcacacaccttgtcctctcaatcctctcccactatttctttcaatcctagcccttcatctcaaatcaatattggcccttcattttggcctcctcaaatatataaattggagtctcctctcctcacaaatcatccactttttatctaatcttatgttgtccatttgagatctAAAATtatccatcatgccatcataatgcccaaatattcCCTCATCTAAGACAAATCCCTCTTATCTATCATCATCATTCAAGTCCAATCCAAaaccaatcttgttgtgtagtggagataaATCCGCAATCCACCatcaaaggagcaaatcaagtagaGCAACAAGGGCCCCTCTACTTCGTCAACATCAATCAGAGGAAGAGTAGAAGCTAAGGTATAATGGTCTATTTGTGTAGTTGAAtgcattattttgtgttttatttggtttatacactAACCATTAGGATTTAGATCATCCCTCTTTAGCCTCTCATTGGTATATTCATCTGTCGGTTGACTACATCCACAATTGGCAAGAAATGAAGGATGTTTTCTTAGAGAAATTCAGAGCACCAATTTCACCGACAAATTTGTATAGACAATTTGTGGAAGTAATGACACAGCCGCACGAACCGATCA
This window harbors:
- the LOC131875067 gene encoding putative leucine-rich repeat receptor-like serine/threonine-protein kinase At2g24130 → MEIAQGMAYLHHYCFVQVIHCDLKPNNVLLGDDMTSYIADFGLSNLIFGNSMDPLTSTDALKGSVDYIVPEYGRGGKLSTKGDVYSYGILILELLTRKRPIDDMFTEGINLQKWIQMHFPDRISEVVDNYLLIDAHELETSTTMECLTQFIQIGLFCTRESPQERPNMNEIVDRINTIRGAFLGTPEALQLPIDISPFINNEKDIHTTRSGNRGSRSTSTS
- the LOC131875068 gene encoding LRR receptor-like serine/threonine-protein kinase FLS2; its protein translation is MMMLPLLIFFCFSALPPHMAKPSNYSDQQALLAFKAAIFLDPLNSLLDWSPNHTFCNWTGVICSSHRQRVVSLNLTDMGLAGPISPLLGNLSFLRVLAFRNNSFEGHIPYQLGKLFRLRILRLSQNNLEGPIPSSLGGCRSLQFLILSYNYLSGSIPSELSLLSNLETMVLGVNNFTGTIPPFLGNLSFLIAIDLGENSLQGGIPAELGMLSQLNSLNLRANSFTGSIPVTLSNCTYLQLLVLYQNHLSGLIPWEFGRLSELQQLNSWGNQLSGEIPSSVGNWTQLQVLDLSRNQLSGRLPPGFGKMQQLRRLLLSVNHFVSGSSDLSILIALTNCSNLEDLELGLNHLTGVLPNSIGHLSSSLSILMLGSNEIGGNIPDAIGNLTNLSLLSLKENRFNGTIPSAPCRFLNLERLYLGTNNLHGRIPDCFGQLKRLGLLSLSQNMLSGQIPEGLGDLPQLRELNLSHDQLSGKIPASLGRCKTLETVDMAYNKLTGNIPSEVAGLQNLQFYFNVSGNSLQGSILELSKMVMVLAIDVSQNNFSGGIPSALSSCKGLEYLNLAGNAFEGPIAASLADLKNLEYMDLSCNNLSGKIPVAFKKMKMLQHLNLSSNRLSGEVPEGGAFATLDASEIMGNLGLCGGWINLPPCSHSKHKHPFVSKKHFHIDANVPVPLLEVWPPKISYEELVDATGEFTDENLIGTSSFGSVYKGILKNGRNIAVKVLKLQDEHAHQTFIRECNALKRLRHRTVIKIISACSNLDFKALILPFMSNGSLERWLYPHEGGGCKLNLSD